One window of Elaeis guineensis isolate ETL-2024a chromosome 11, EG11, whole genome shotgun sequence genomic DNA carries:
- the LOC105053899 gene encoding putative invertase inhibitor, giving the protein MRPLIPLSHTTILSLLLISSIAKASILEETCKSVAAARPNIGYEFCATSLRADPGSSSADLHGLAVIATRLSLADATNTESRINQLMVVESKKPFLKDCLSVCSEVYSEAIDHLNDASRNLEARLYREAVTFLSAALDAPDNCEDAFSDAGSGGLSPLAREDEDYGRLADVALTITASLG; this is encoded by the coding sequence ATGAGGCCTCTCATCCCTCTCTCTCACACTACcatcctctctctcctcctcatTTCCTCCATTGCCAAGGCTTCCATCCTCGAAGAAACTTGCAAGAGCGTCGCGGCAGCCCGCCCCAACATCGGCTACGAATTTTGCGCGACATCTCTCCGAGCGGATCCAGGAAGCAGCTCCGCAGATCTCCATGGTCTCGCGGTCATCGCGACGAGATTGTCCCTGGCCGATGCTACAAACACGGAATCCAGAATAAATcagctgatggtggtggagtccAAGAAGCCTTTCTTAAAAGACTGCCTCAGCGTTTGCTCAGAAGTGTACTCGGAAGCGATCGACCACTTGAACGACGCCAGCCGCAACCTGGAAGCCAGGCTCTACCGCGAGGCCGTGACATTTCTTAGCGCAGCACTCGACGCGCCTGATAACTGTGAGGATGCGTTCAGCGATGCCGGCAGTGGGGGGTTGTCGCCGCTGGCGAGGGAGGATGAGGATTATGGCAGGCTTGCTGACGTTGCTCTAACCATCACCGCGTCTCTGGGATGA
- the LOC105053898 gene encoding SH2 domain-containing protein A isoform X4, with translation MADEQWREEDYSQLRDLRVSLDQVGEDGEGRGDGGGDGGSGFSLCLWLYLSSSARPSSMILRQMTSENEGEVPFLALSEQNKLMLFPLMFLHKEAPSTGSSFTWTDMPHISSKIEFPLEKWVHVGCEVATHHMRLHIDGKLVGEEPVTLLTNKHHYRDNFKRINFVGNDGKLDGYVYHAQVLPISASITDQFVKDPPVKLSLDSSGISDGVEECGDGVWSIVGGKASCRRNFSLDVVLLNAFGRTVNKEMEIVASLVYADNGTPVEKTRDDAEAPLLTSYDGLEHPSTDRPVTLLRGCATFKLKISQLSSKSDNRLFRVCFRTMHAQRYPFLEAYSHPIHCISRNRSNRPLALGKRLASTRVLLDEIQSLKGNDGSRVIHDTYGDDRFRIPNQSVLRCNTPSKHSKLEHDSSPSAIDANGILEKDEMSLKTSLEVRSNNFEGTDSAPSDSESTDARNYESRWTKEAMNPISDAIMFKYCLEGTNERLMLLKEMITSACDEDITNFAEQVSLYAGCSHHQYQILISKRLLQEGADTWNSITQNNCHVLWKDAVPEIDKRFRNTAHSNRGLSGEDLEVLRGIAGCGDHLGREEFDRM, from the exons ATGGCGGACGAGCAATGGCGCGAGGAGGACTACTCCCAGCTGAGAGATCTCCGTGTGAGCCTCGATCAAGTAGGCGAAGACGGCGAAGGAAGAGGAGATGGGGGCGGTGATGGCGGCAGCGGCTTCTCCCTCTGCCTCTGGCTTTACCTCTCGAGCTCCGCTCGCCCTTCTTCCATGATCCTTCGACAG ATGACTTCGGAAAATGAAGGTGAAGTTCCCTTTCTGGCCTTGAGTGAGCAAAACAAGCTGATGCTCTTTCCTTTGATGTTCTTACATAAAGAAGCTCCATCTACTGGCAGTTCCTTTACATGGACTGACATGCCCCACATATCTTCCAAGATTGAATTCCCACTGGAGAAATGGGTTCATGTTGGGTGTGAG GTAGCCACCCATCATATGCGCCTTCACATTGATGGAAAACTAGTTGGAGAGGAACCTGTAACACTCCTAACCAATAAGCATCACTATCGGGACAATTTCAAGAGAATAAATTTTGTTGGTAATGATGGGAAACTTGATGGTTATGTCTATCATGCTCAAGTTTTGCCTATATCAGCATCGATAACAGATCAGTTTGTAAAG GATCCGCCAGTCAAATTATCTCTTGATAGTTCAGGCATCTCTGATGGAGTTGAAGAATGTGGGGATGGTGTCTGGAGCATTGTTGGTGGCAAG GCATCTTGTCGCAGGAATTTTTCGCTGGATGTTGTTCTCTTAAATGCTTTTGGTCGGACTGTAAACAAGGAGATGGAG ATTGTTGCTTCACTTGTATATGCCGATAATGGAACTCCTGTTGAAAAGACTAGAGATGATGCAGAAGCTCCATTACTGACGAGCTATGATGGACTTGAACACCCTTCCACGGACAGGCCTGTTACACTTCTTCGTGGATGTGCAACCTTTAAGCTGAAGATATCTCAG CTGTCTTCTAAATCTGACAATAGGCTGTTCCGTGTTTGTTTTCGTACAATGCATGCTCAAAGATATCCATTTCTAGAAGCATACTCCCATCCAATCCATTGCATCTCAAGGAATCGCAGTAACCGACCATTGGCTTTAGGGAAAAGATTGGCTTCCACAAGGGTGCTACTTGATGAAATTCAGTCACTCAAAGGCAATGATGGGTCTAGAGTAATTCATGATACCTATGGAGATGATCGTTTCCGCATCCCGAATCAGAGCGTATTGAGATGCAATACCCCATCAAAGCATTCTAAACTAGAACATGATAGCTCACCTTCGGCAATTGATGCTAATGGAATCTTGGAAAAG GATGAGATGTCACTGAAGACAAGTCTAGAAGTAAGGTCGAATAATTTTGAAGGAACGGATAGTGCACCATCAGATTCTGAGAGCACTGATGCTAGGAACTATGAATCCAGATGGACAAAAGAGGCTATGAACCCAATTTCAGATGCTATTATGTTTAAATACTGTTTAGAAGGCACAAATGAGCGGTTGATGTTGCTCAAAGAGATGATAACCTCTGCCTGTGATGAAGATATCACTAACTTCGCAGAGCAGGTTTCCTTGTATGCCGGATGTTCTCATCACCA ATatcaaatattgatttcaaaGCGGTTGCTCCAAGAGGGGGCGGATACTTGGAACTCAATTACTCAGAACAACTGCCATGTTCTCTGGAAAGATGCAGTTCCTGAGATTGATAAAAGATTCAGGAACACTGCCCATTCTAACAGGGGTTTGTCAGGAGAG GACCTGGAGGTTTTGCGAGGAATTGCTGGATGTGGTGATCATTTGGGTCGAGAAGAATTTGATAGAATGTG a
- the LOC105053898 gene encoding SH2 domain-containing protein A isoform X1 → MADEQWREEDYSQLRDLRVSLDQVGEDGEGRGDGGGDGGSGFSLCLWLYLSSSARPSSMILRQMTSENEGEVPFLALSEQNKLMLFPLMFLHKEAPSTGSSFTWTDMPHISSKIEFPLEKWVHVGCEVATHHMRLHIDGKLVGEEPVTLLTNKHHYRDNFKRINFVGNDGKLDGYVYHAQVLPISASITDQFVKDPPVKLSLDSSGISDGVEECGDGVWSIVGGKASCRRNFSLDVVLLNAFGRTVNKEMEIVASLVYADNGTPVEKTRDDAEAPLLTSYDGLEHPSTDRPVTLLRGCATFKLKISQLSSKSDNRLFRVCFRTMHAQRYPFLEAYSHPIHCISRNRSNRPLALGKRLASTRVLLDEIQSLKGNDGSRVIHDTYGDDRFRIPNQSVLRCNTPSKHSKLEHDSSPSAIDANGILEKDEMSLKTSLEVRSNNFEGTDSAPSDSESTDARNYESRWTKEAMNPISDAIMFKYCLEGTNERLMLLKEMITSACDEDITNFAEQVSLYAGCSHHQYQILISKRLLQEGADTWNSITQNNCHVLWKDAVPEIDKRFRNTAHSNRGLSGEDLEVLRGIAGCGDHLGREEFDRMWYWLYPVAFSLSNEQINTMWACISPKWIEGLITREEAENALKGPRGLQRPGTFVLRFPTSRSWPHPDAGSLVVTYVAADSTLHHKLLSFDYRKKDTSPLQELLLEEPELSHLGRVSRQGHAASQS, encoded by the exons ATGGCGGACGAGCAATGGCGCGAGGAGGACTACTCCCAGCTGAGAGATCTCCGTGTGAGCCTCGATCAAGTAGGCGAAGACGGCGAAGGAAGAGGAGATGGGGGCGGTGATGGCGGCAGCGGCTTCTCCCTCTGCCTCTGGCTTTACCTCTCGAGCTCCGCTCGCCCTTCTTCCATGATCCTTCGACAG ATGACTTCGGAAAATGAAGGTGAAGTTCCCTTTCTGGCCTTGAGTGAGCAAAACAAGCTGATGCTCTTTCCTTTGATGTTCTTACATAAAGAAGCTCCATCTACTGGCAGTTCCTTTACATGGACTGACATGCCCCACATATCTTCCAAGATTGAATTCCCACTGGAGAAATGGGTTCATGTTGGGTGTGAG GTAGCCACCCATCATATGCGCCTTCACATTGATGGAAAACTAGTTGGAGAGGAACCTGTAACACTCCTAACCAATAAGCATCACTATCGGGACAATTTCAAGAGAATAAATTTTGTTGGTAATGATGGGAAACTTGATGGTTATGTCTATCATGCTCAAGTTTTGCCTATATCAGCATCGATAACAGATCAGTTTGTAAAG GATCCGCCAGTCAAATTATCTCTTGATAGTTCAGGCATCTCTGATGGAGTTGAAGAATGTGGGGATGGTGTCTGGAGCATTGTTGGTGGCAAG GCATCTTGTCGCAGGAATTTTTCGCTGGATGTTGTTCTCTTAAATGCTTTTGGTCGGACTGTAAACAAGGAGATGGAG ATTGTTGCTTCACTTGTATATGCCGATAATGGAACTCCTGTTGAAAAGACTAGAGATGATGCAGAAGCTCCATTACTGACGAGCTATGATGGACTTGAACACCCTTCCACGGACAGGCCTGTTACACTTCTTCGTGGATGTGCAACCTTTAAGCTGAAGATATCTCAG CTGTCTTCTAAATCTGACAATAGGCTGTTCCGTGTTTGTTTTCGTACAATGCATGCTCAAAGATATCCATTTCTAGAAGCATACTCCCATCCAATCCATTGCATCTCAAGGAATCGCAGTAACCGACCATTGGCTTTAGGGAAAAGATTGGCTTCCACAAGGGTGCTACTTGATGAAATTCAGTCACTCAAAGGCAATGATGGGTCTAGAGTAATTCATGATACCTATGGAGATGATCGTTTCCGCATCCCGAATCAGAGCGTATTGAGATGCAATACCCCATCAAAGCATTCTAAACTAGAACATGATAGCTCACCTTCGGCAATTGATGCTAATGGAATCTTGGAAAAG GATGAGATGTCACTGAAGACAAGTCTAGAAGTAAGGTCGAATAATTTTGAAGGAACGGATAGTGCACCATCAGATTCTGAGAGCACTGATGCTAGGAACTATGAATCCAGATGGACAAAAGAGGCTATGAACCCAATTTCAGATGCTATTATGTTTAAATACTGTTTAGAAGGCACAAATGAGCGGTTGATGTTGCTCAAAGAGATGATAACCTCTGCCTGTGATGAAGATATCACTAACTTCGCAGAGCAGGTTTCCTTGTATGCCGGATGTTCTCATCACCA ATatcaaatattgatttcaaaGCGGTTGCTCCAAGAGGGGGCGGATACTTGGAACTCAATTACTCAGAACAACTGCCATGTTCTCTGGAAAGATGCAGTTCCTGAGATTGATAAAAGATTCAGGAACACTGCCCATTCTAACAGGGGTTTGTCAGGAGAG GACCTGGAGGTTTTGCGAGGAATTGCTGGATGTGGTGATCATTTGGGTCGAGAAGAATTTGATAGAATGTGGTACTGGTTATACCCTGTAGCTTTTTCTTTGTCGAACGAACAAATAAATACCATGTGGGCATGCATCTCACCCAAATGGatagaaggattaattactaGGGAAGAAGCTGAGAATGCGCTGAAAGGTCCTAGAGGGCTGCAGAGACCAGGAACCTTTGTTCTCAGGTTTCCAACCTCTCGCAGCTGGCCTCACCCAGATGCTGGTAGCTTAGTTGTCACCTATGTCGCTGCTGATTCCACACTTCATCATAAGCTTCTTTCTTTTGATTATAG GAAAAAGGACACCAGCCCACTTCAAGAGTTGCTTTTGGAAGAGCCTGAATTATCGCATTTGGGAAG GGTTTCTCGACAAGGACATGCTGCTTCCCAGAGCTAA
- the LOC105053898 gene encoding SH2 domain-containing protein A isoform X2: protein MADEQWREEDYSQLRDLRVSLDQVGEDGEGRGDGGGDGGSGFSLCLWLYLSSSARPSSMILRQMTSENEGEVPFLALSEQNKLMLFPLMFLHKEAPSTGSSFTWTDMPHISSKIEFPLEKWVHVGCEDPPVKLSLDSSGISDGVEECGDGVWSIVGGKASCRRNFSLDVVLLNAFGRTVNKEMEIVASLVYADNGTPVEKTRDDAEAPLLTSYDGLEHPSTDRPVTLLRGCATFKLKISQLSSKSDNRLFRVCFRTMHAQRYPFLEAYSHPIHCISRNRSNRPLALGKRLASTRVLLDEIQSLKGNDGSRVIHDTYGDDRFRIPNQSVLRCNTPSKHSKLEHDSSPSAIDANGILEKDEMSLKTSLEVRSNNFEGTDSAPSDSESTDARNYESRWTKEAMNPISDAIMFKYCLEGTNERLMLLKEMITSACDEDITNFAEQVSLYAGCSHHQYQILISKRLLQEGADTWNSITQNNCHVLWKDAVPEIDKRFRNTAHSNRGLSGEDLEVLRGIAGCGDHLGREEFDRMWYWLYPVAFSLSNEQINTMWACISPKWIEGLITREEAENALKGPRGLQRPGTFVLRFPTSRSWPHPDAGSLVVTYVAADSTLHHKLLSFDYRKKDTSPLQELLLEEPELSHLGRVSRQGHAASQS from the exons ATGGCGGACGAGCAATGGCGCGAGGAGGACTACTCCCAGCTGAGAGATCTCCGTGTGAGCCTCGATCAAGTAGGCGAAGACGGCGAAGGAAGAGGAGATGGGGGCGGTGATGGCGGCAGCGGCTTCTCCCTCTGCCTCTGGCTTTACCTCTCGAGCTCCGCTCGCCCTTCTTCCATGATCCTTCGACAG ATGACTTCGGAAAATGAAGGTGAAGTTCCCTTTCTGGCCTTGAGTGAGCAAAACAAGCTGATGCTCTTTCCTTTGATGTTCTTACATAAAGAAGCTCCATCTACTGGCAGTTCCTTTACATGGACTGACATGCCCCACATATCTTCCAAGATTGAATTCCCACTGGAGAAATGGGTTCATGTTGGGTGTGAG GATCCGCCAGTCAAATTATCTCTTGATAGTTCAGGCATCTCTGATGGAGTTGAAGAATGTGGGGATGGTGTCTGGAGCATTGTTGGTGGCAAG GCATCTTGTCGCAGGAATTTTTCGCTGGATGTTGTTCTCTTAAATGCTTTTGGTCGGACTGTAAACAAGGAGATGGAG ATTGTTGCTTCACTTGTATATGCCGATAATGGAACTCCTGTTGAAAAGACTAGAGATGATGCAGAAGCTCCATTACTGACGAGCTATGATGGACTTGAACACCCTTCCACGGACAGGCCTGTTACACTTCTTCGTGGATGTGCAACCTTTAAGCTGAAGATATCTCAG CTGTCTTCTAAATCTGACAATAGGCTGTTCCGTGTTTGTTTTCGTACAATGCATGCTCAAAGATATCCATTTCTAGAAGCATACTCCCATCCAATCCATTGCATCTCAAGGAATCGCAGTAACCGACCATTGGCTTTAGGGAAAAGATTGGCTTCCACAAGGGTGCTACTTGATGAAATTCAGTCACTCAAAGGCAATGATGGGTCTAGAGTAATTCATGATACCTATGGAGATGATCGTTTCCGCATCCCGAATCAGAGCGTATTGAGATGCAATACCCCATCAAAGCATTCTAAACTAGAACATGATAGCTCACCTTCGGCAATTGATGCTAATGGAATCTTGGAAAAG GATGAGATGTCACTGAAGACAAGTCTAGAAGTAAGGTCGAATAATTTTGAAGGAACGGATAGTGCACCATCAGATTCTGAGAGCACTGATGCTAGGAACTATGAATCCAGATGGACAAAAGAGGCTATGAACCCAATTTCAGATGCTATTATGTTTAAATACTGTTTAGAAGGCACAAATGAGCGGTTGATGTTGCTCAAAGAGATGATAACCTCTGCCTGTGATGAAGATATCACTAACTTCGCAGAGCAGGTTTCCTTGTATGCCGGATGTTCTCATCACCA ATatcaaatattgatttcaaaGCGGTTGCTCCAAGAGGGGGCGGATACTTGGAACTCAATTACTCAGAACAACTGCCATGTTCTCTGGAAAGATGCAGTTCCTGAGATTGATAAAAGATTCAGGAACACTGCCCATTCTAACAGGGGTTTGTCAGGAGAG GACCTGGAGGTTTTGCGAGGAATTGCTGGATGTGGTGATCATTTGGGTCGAGAAGAATTTGATAGAATGTGGTACTGGTTATACCCTGTAGCTTTTTCTTTGTCGAACGAACAAATAAATACCATGTGGGCATGCATCTCACCCAAATGGatagaaggattaattactaGGGAAGAAGCTGAGAATGCGCTGAAAGGTCCTAGAGGGCTGCAGAGACCAGGAACCTTTGTTCTCAGGTTTCCAACCTCTCGCAGCTGGCCTCACCCAGATGCTGGTAGCTTAGTTGTCACCTATGTCGCTGCTGATTCCACACTTCATCATAAGCTTCTTTCTTTTGATTATAG GAAAAAGGACACCAGCCCACTTCAAGAGTTGCTTTTGGAAGAGCCTGAATTATCGCATTTGGGAAG GGTTTCTCGACAAGGACATGCTGCTTCCCAGAGCTAA
- the LOC105053898 gene encoding SH2 domain-containing protein B isoform X3 yields MPHISSKIEFPLEKWVHVGCEVATHHMRLHIDGKLVGEEPVTLLTNKHHYRDNFKRINFVGNDGKLDGYVYHAQVLPISASITDQFVKDPPVKLSLDSSGISDGVEECGDGVWSIVGGKASCRRNFSLDVVLLNAFGRTVNKEMEIVASLVYADNGTPVEKTRDDAEAPLLTSYDGLEHPSTDRPVTLLRGCATFKLKISQLSSKSDNRLFRVCFRTMHAQRYPFLEAYSHPIHCISRNRSNRPLALGKRLASTRVLLDEIQSLKGNDGSRVIHDTYGDDRFRIPNQSVLRCNTPSKHSKLEHDSSPSAIDANGILEKDEMSLKTSLEVRSNNFEGTDSAPSDSESTDARNYESRWTKEAMNPISDAIMFKYCLEGTNERLMLLKEMITSACDEDITNFAEQVSLYAGCSHHQYQILISKRLLQEGADTWNSITQNNCHVLWKDAVPEIDKRFRNTAHSNRGLSGEDLEVLRGIAGCGDHLGREEFDRMWYWLYPVAFSLSNEQINTMWACISPKWIEGLITREEAENALKGPRGLQRPGTFVLRFPTSRSWPHPDAGSLVVTYVAADSTLHHKLLSFDYRKKDTSPLQELLLEEPELSHLGRVSRQGHAASQS; encoded by the exons ATGCCCCACATATCTTCCAAGATTGAATTCCCACTGGAGAAATGGGTTCATGTTGGGTGTGAG GTAGCCACCCATCATATGCGCCTTCACATTGATGGAAAACTAGTTGGAGAGGAACCTGTAACACTCCTAACCAATAAGCATCACTATCGGGACAATTTCAAGAGAATAAATTTTGTTGGTAATGATGGGAAACTTGATGGTTATGTCTATCATGCTCAAGTTTTGCCTATATCAGCATCGATAACAGATCAGTTTGTAAAG GATCCGCCAGTCAAATTATCTCTTGATAGTTCAGGCATCTCTGATGGAGTTGAAGAATGTGGGGATGGTGTCTGGAGCATTGTTGGTGGCAAG GCATCTTGTCGCAGGAATTTTTCGCTGGATGTTGTTCTCTTAAATGCTTTTGGTCGGACTGTAAACAAGGAGATGGAG ATTGTTGCTTCACTTGTATATGCCGATAATGGAACTCCTGTTGAAAAGACTAGAGATGATGCAGAAGCTCCATTACTGACGAGCTATGATGGACTTGAACACCCTTCCACGGACAGGCCTGTTACACTTCTTCGTGGATGTGCAACCTTTAAGCTGAAGATATCTCAG CTGTCTTCTAAATCTGACAATAGGCTGTTCCGTGTTTGTTTTCGTACAATGCATGCTCAAAGATATCCATTTCTAGAAGCATACTCCCATCCAATCCATTGCATCTCAAGGAATCGCAGTAACCGACCATTGGCTTTAGGGAAAAGATTGGCTTCCACAAGGGTGCTACTTGATGAAATTCAGTCACTCAAAGGCAATGATGGGTCTAGAGTAATTCATGATACCTATGGAGATGATCGTTTCCGCATCCCGAATCAGAGCGTATTGAGATGCAATACCCCATCAAAGCATTCTAAACTAGAACATGATAGCTCACCTTCGGCAATTGATGCTAATGGAATCTTGGAAAAG GATGAGATGTCACTGAAGACAAGTCTAGAAGTAAGGTCGAATAATTTTGAAGGAACGGATAGTGCACCATCAGATTCTGAGAGCACTGATGCTAGGAACTATGAATCCAGATGGACAAAAGAGGCTATGAACCCAATTTCAGATGCTATTATGTTTAAATACTGTTTAGAAGGCACAAATGAGCGGTTGATGTTGCTCAAAGAGATGATAACCTCTGCCTGTGATGAAGATATCACTAACTTCGCAGAGCAGGTTTCCTTGTATGCCGGATGTTCTCATCACCA ATatcaaatattgatttcaaaGCGGTTGCTCCAAGAGGGGGCGGATACTTGGAACTCAATTACTCAGAACAACTGCCATGTTCTCTGGAAAGATGCAGTTCCTGAGATTGATAAAAGATTCAGGAACACTGCCCATTCTAACAGGGGTTTGTCAGGAGAG GACCTGGAGGTTTTGCGAGGAATTGCTGGATGTGGTGATCATTTGGGTCGAGAAGAATTTGATAGAATGTGGTACTGGTTATACCCTGTAGCTTTTTCTTTGTCGAACGAACAAATAAATACCATGTGGGCATGCATCTCACCCAAATGGatagaaggattaattactaGGGAAGAAGCTGAGAATGCGCTGAAAGGTCCTAGAGGGCTGCAGAGACCAGGAACCTTTGTTCTCAGGTTTCCAACCTCTCGCAGCTGGCCTCACCCAGATGCTGGTAGCTTAGTTGTCACCTATGTCGCTGCTGATTCCACACTTCATCATAAGCTTCTTTCTTTTGATTATAG GAAAAAGGACACCAGCCCACTTCAAGAGTTGCTTTTGGAAGAGCCTGAATTATCGCATTTGGGAAG GGTTTCTCGACAAGGACATGCTGCTTCCCAGAGCTAA